The Thioalkalivibrio sulfidiphilus HL-EbGr7 genome includes a window with the following:
- the phnD gene encoding phosphate/phosphite/phosphonate ABC transporter substrate-binding protein, whose translation MKRLSALLLTCLLSAVSSLSALAADADPDVLKVALLPDENASELIKRNQPLKDYLEEHLDKKVQLIVTTDYSSMIEAMRFGRIDLAYFGPLSYVMAKSKSDIEPFAAMVIDGKPTYRSVIIANVASGVNEYADLKGKKMAYGDRASTSSHLIPKTVLLETADLTGGQDYEQHFVGTHDAVAVNVANGNADAGGLSEVIFNHAVERGLIDPSKVKVLGYSGEYPQYPWAMRSNLSPELKTKVRDVFVGIDDPEVLRNFKAEAFAPITDADYDVIRKMGSLLGLDFATM comes from the coding sequence ATGAAACGCTTATCCGCGCTCTTATTGACTTGCTTGCTGTCCGCTGTTTCAAGTTTGTCCGCCCTAGCGGCCGATGCCGATCCGGATGTGCTAAAGGTTGCCCTGCTGCCGGACGAAAACGCCTCCGAGCTGATCAAGCGTAACCAGCCGCTGAAGGATTATCTGGAAGAGCATCTGGACAAGAAGGTGCAGCTGATCGTAACCACCGACTATTCCTCGATGATTGAGGCGATGCGCTTTGGCCGTATCGACCTGGCGTATTTCGGTCCGCTGTCCTACGTCATGGCCAAAAGCAAAAGCGACATCGAGCCCTTCGCTGCCATGGTCATCGACGGCAAGCCGACCTATCGCTCGGTGATTATCGCCAATGTGGCGTCAGGCGTGAATGAGTATGCCGACCTTAAGGGCAAGAAGATGGCCTATGGTGACCGGGCATCGACGTCCAGCCATTTGATTCCCAAAACCGTGCTTCTTGAGACGGCCGATTTGACGGGTGGGCAGGACTACGAACAACATTTTGTGGGCACGCATGACGCCGTTGCCGTCAACGTGGCGAACGGCAACGCCGATGCGGGTGGGCTGTCGGAGGTAATTTTCAATCACGCAGTCGAACGTGGCCTAATCGATCCGAGCAAGGTGAAAGTACTTGGTTACAGCGGCGAATACCCCCAGTACCCCTGGGCGATGCGCTCGAACCTGAGCCCCGAGCTGAAAACCAAGGTGCGGGATGTATTCGTCGGTATCGACGATCCCGAAGTGCTGCGCAACTTCAAGGCCGAGGCCTTCGCGCCAATCACCGACGCCGACTACGATGTGATCCGCAAAATGGGATCGCTGCTCGGCCTCGACTTCGCCACGATGTGA
- the phnC gene encoding phosphonate ABC transporter ATP-binding protein, with product MMPHPIQDAVLRVDRLSVVYPGGVTALRDTSIAFRRGEFTVLLGLSGAGKSTLLRSLNRLVTPTGGSVTSELGELGSGSALRQHRRRTAMIFQHHQLIERQSALANVLTGRLAFHNTLRSLFPLPRADQEIALSCLARVGLADKALSRVDKLSGGQQQRVGIARALAQQPAIILADEPVASLDPATSVRVLGLLRDICKEDGITAIVSLHQLEYARRFADRVVGLADSQIVFDAAPSELTDAQLERIYAGRSTTQPANAPAEPPVMLEPSLEMSR from the coding sequence ATGATGCCCCATCCGATACAGGACGCCGTGCTGCGGGTCGACCGGTTGAGCGTCGTCTATCCAGGCGGCGTGACAGCCCTACGCGATACCTCGATTGCATTTCGGCGTGGTGAGTTCACCGTGCTGCTTGGTCTCTCGGGCGCAGGCAAGTCGACCTTGCTCCGTAGTCTCAATCGACTCGTCACGCCCACTGGCGGCAGTGTCACCAGCGAACTCGGTGAGCTCGGCAGCGGCTCGGCCTTGCGTCAGCATCGTCGGCGTACCGCCATGATCTTTCAGCACCACCAGCTAATCGAACGTCAAAGCGCACTGGCTAATGTGCTTACCGGTCGGCTGGCCTTTCACAACACGCTCCGCTCGCTGTTTCCTCTGCCGCGTGCCGATCAGGAGATTGCGCTCAGTTGCCTCGCTCGGGTCGGTCTGGCAGACAAGGCGCTAAGCCGGGTGGACAAACTGTCCGGTGGCCAGCAGCAGCGGGTAGGCATCGCGCGTGCGCTAGCGCAACAGCCGGCGATCATTCTGGCCGATGAGCCGGTAGCCAGTCTCGACCCGGCCACTTCGGTCCGTGTTCTCGGATTGCTGCGCGACATCTGCAAGGAAGACGGCATCACCGCCATCGTTTCGCTGCATCAACTCGAATATGCCCGCCGCTTCGCCGATCGCGTCGTCGGGCTGGCCGATTCTCAGATCGTTTTCGATGCCGCGCCCTCGGAACTCACCGATGCGCAGCTTGAGCGCATCTATGCAGGCCGCTCTACGACTCAGCCAGCGAATGCTCCGGCTGAACCACCTGTCATGCTCGAACCTTCACTGGAGATGTCCCGATGA
- a CDS encoding IS5 family transposase (programmed frameshift) encodes MKQMTFADAEYAGKRKQTRKELFLIEMDRVVPWKGLIALIEPHYPKGEGGRPAYPLMAMLRVHLLQNWFGYSDPAMEEALYETTILRQFAGLNLERIPDETTILNFRRLLEKHELAAGILAVINGSLGDRGLSLRQGTIVDATLINAPSSTKNKDGKRDPEMHQTKKGNQYYFGMKAHIGADDESGLVHSVVGTAANVADVTQVDKLLHGDENMVGADAGYTGVEKRPEHEGRGVIWQIAARRSTYKKLDKRSALYKAKRKIEKAKAQVRAKVEHPFRVIKRQFGYVKVRFRGLAKNTAQLMTLFALSNLWMARRHLLTNAGEVRL; translated from the exons ATGAAGCAGATGACCTTCGCCGACGCCGAGTACGCTGGCAAGCGCAAGCAAACCCGCAAGGAGTTGTTCCTGATCGAGATGGATCGGGTGGTGCCGTGGAAGGGCTTGATTGCTTTGATCGAGCCACATTATCCGAAGGGTGAAGGTGGCCGTCCGGCCTACCCGTTGATGGCGATGCTGCGTGTGCATCTGCTGCAGAACTGGTTCGGCTACAGCGATCCAGCGATGGAGGAAGCGCTGTACGAAACCACGATCCTGCGCCAGTTTGCCGGGCTGAACCTGGAGCGCATCCCCGACGAAACCACCATTCTCAACTTCCGCCGCTTGCTGGAGAAACACGAGCTGGCGGCCGGCATCCTCGCTGTCATCAATGGCTC TCTGGGCGACCGCGGCCTGTCGCTGCGCCAGGGCACCATCGTCGATGCAACGCTGATCAATGCGCCCAGTTCGACCAAGAACAAGGACGGCAAGCGCGACCCGGAAATGCACCAGACCAAGAAGGGAAACCAGTATTATTTTGGCATGAAGGCCCACATCGGCGCCGATGACGAATCGGGTCTGGTGCACAGCGTAGTGGGCACGGCGGCCAACGTGGCCGATGTCACCCAGGTCGATAAGCTGCTGCACGGCGATGAGAACATGGTCGGTGCCGACGCGGGTTACACCGGCGTCGAGAAACGCCCTGAACATGAAGGCCGGGGGGTCATCTGGCAGATCGCCGCCCGCCGTAGTACTTACAAGAAGCTTGATAAGCGCAGTGCTTTGTACAAAGCCAAGCGCAAGATTGAGAAGGCCAAGGCTCAGGTACGAGCCAAGGTCGAGCATCCGTTCCGGGTGATCAAGCGCCAGTTCGGTTATGTGAAGGTGCGCTTCCGTGGTCTGGCGAAGAACACGGCGCAACTGATGACGCTGTTCGCTCTGTCGAACCTGTGGATGGCGCGCCGACATTTACTGACGAATGCAGGAGAGGTGCGCCTGTAA
- a CDS encoding REP-associated tyrosine transposase produces MARIGRVVIPGYPHHVTQRGNRRQRVFFSEMDFHYYIELMAEFTEATQTEIWAYCLMPNHVHLVMVPQHEDGLRAALGEVHRRYTRRINFRNGWRGHLWQERFHSFVMDEQYLLATVRYVELNPVKAGLCRQPADWRWSSALAHMEGQDDRLVKVQPMIDRVGDWSAYLSHDPVEEHEHIARHTRTGRPLGSAAFVEQLEALTGKSLAPKRPGRKARRETK; encoded by the coding sequence ATGGCCAGGATCGGTCGTGTAGTCATTCCCGGGTATCCGCATCATGTGACCCAACGGGGTAACCGCCGCCAGCGGGTCTTTTTTTCCGAGATGGATTTTCACTATTACATCGAACTCATGGCGGAGTTCACCGAAGCAACCCAAACAGAGATTTGGGCCTACTGTCTGATGCCTAACCACGTTCATCTCGTGATGGTTCCACAGCATGAGGATGGCTTGCGCGCTGCTCTTGGCGAGGTGCATCGCCGTTACACGCGCCGCATCAACTTTCGCAATGGATGGCGGGGACATCTTTGGCAGGAGCGCTTTCACTCATTTGTCATGGATGAGCAGTACCTGCTTGCGACGGTTCGCTATGTCGAGCTCAACCCGGTGAAGGCCGGGCTTTGTCGACAGCCTGCCGACTGGCGCTGGTCGAGTGCGTTGGCCCACATGGAAGGTCAGGATGACCGCCTGGTCAAGGTGCAGCCGATGATCGACAGGGTCGGCGACTGGTCGGCCTATCTTTCCCATGACCCGGTTGAAGAGCATGAGCACATCGCTCGACACACCCGCACCGGAAGGCCACTCGGTAGCGCGGCCTTCGTAGAACAACTCGAAGCGCTTACCGGAAAGTCATTGGCGCCGAAACGCCCCGGACGTAAGGCTCGTCGGGAAACGAAATAG
- a CDS encoding DUF1778 domain-containing protein gives MATTTPSATRSARLGLRATLEQEAVLRRAADVAHKSLTDFILDSACQAAEQTLLDQRLFMVSGSQYQALMDLLERPEQANEGLRDLFSRKAPWDKA, from the coding sequence ATGGCTACCACTACCCCTTCAGCGACACGTTCCGCCCGCCTGGGATTGCGTGCCACGCTCGAGCAGGAAGCCGTCCTGCGCCGCGCCGCCGACGTGGCGCACAAGTCGTTGACGGATTTCATTCTCGACAGCGCCTGCCAGGCCGCCGAGCAAACCCTGCTCGACCAACGCTTGTTCATGGTCTCGGGAAGCCAGTATCAGGCCCTGATGGATCTGCTGGAACGTCCCGAACAGGCCAACGAGGGGCTGCGCGATCTGTTCTCGCGGAAGGCCCCTTGGGACAAGGCATGA
- a CDS encoding GNAT family N-acetyltransferase, which translates to MSLSGPEPLGPQHRIEGFDCGKPTLNDWLVRHARQAQGSGSAKTFVVSEDDRVAGYFSLTVGQVDALDAPERIRKGMGQYPIPVVILARLAVSRQDQGRGIGIGLLQDAIRRTLLIAEQAGIRAMLTHPIDEQAARFYTRFGFIASPLREQQLLLLLKDARRWVE; encoded by the coding sequence ATGAGCTTGAGTGGCCCGGAACCCCTTGGGCCACAGCATCGGATCGAAGGTTTTGATTGCGGCAAACCGACGCTCAATGACTGGCTGGTGCGCCATGCCCGACAGGCGCAAGGCAGCGGCTCCGCCAAGACCTTCGTCGTCAGCGAAGACGATCGGGTCGCCGGTTATTTCAGCCTGACCGTCGGCCAGGTCGACGCGCTCGATGCGCCAGAGCGCATTCGCAAGGGCATGGGACAGTATCCGATCCCCGTCGTGATCCTTGCCCGTCTGGCCGTCAGTCGGCAGGATCAGGGCCGAGGGATCGGCATCGGTCTGTTACAGGATGCCATCCGCCGCACCCTGCTGATTGCCGAGCAGGCCGGCATCCGGGCGATGCTGACCCACCCCATCGATGAGCAAGCAGCGAGGTTCTATACCCGCTTCGGCTTCATTGCCTCACCGCTGCGCGAGCAGCAACTCTTGCTGCTGCTCAAGGATGCCCGCCGCTGGGTCGAGTGA
- a CDS encoding HIT family protein, translating into MTSSPPAHNCHFCRIAAGLADPIIYENRSFVVAFDTNPVNPGHTLVIPRRHVVSLFELDESEQADYFDAIHGARRVIESTDMAALYRDMLNRPDLRERPKGHIENVLKLPFLDRRPDAYTVGNNDGRAAGRSIDHLHVILLPRFQGDVEDPRGGIRNVIPDRAKYHLHAQREIK; encoded by the coding sequence ATGACCAGCTCCCCGCCCGCTCACAACTGTCACTTCTGCCGCATTGCCGCCGGCCTGGCCGACCCGATCATTTATGAGAACCGTTCGTTCGTGGTCGCGTTCGACACCAACCCCGTCAATCCGGGGCATACGCTCGTGATCCCGCGTCGGCACGTGGTCTCGCTGTTCGAGCTCGATGAATCCGAGCAGGCGGATTACTTTGACGCGATCCACGGCGCGCGGCGGGTGATCGAATCGACCGACATGGCCGCGCTGTACCGGGACATGCTCAACCGTCCCGACCTGCGCGAGCGTCCCAAGGGCCACATCGAAAACGTCCTGAAGCTCCCGTTCCTGGACAGGCGGCCCGATGCCTACACCGTGGGCAACAACGATGGCCGGGCGGCGGGTCGCAGTATCGACCACCTCCACGTGATCCTGCTGCCGCGCTTCCAGGGTGACGTGGAGGATCCCCGGGGGGGTATCAGGAACGTGATCCCGGACAGGGCGAAATACCATCTGCATGCCCAGCGCGAAATAAAATGA
- a CDS encoding type II toxin-antitoxin system Phd/YefM family antitoxin, whose translation MSIKFSEDLVPLTDLKVNPGRVVKHASETHRPVLLTSRGRGVAVVQSVVDYEKAEEERDFMRAVVAGLADLEAGREVSLEEARVRLAGC comes from the coding sequence ATGTCAATCAAATTTTCTGAAGACCTGGTTCCTCTCACCGACCTGAAGGTCAATCCGGGTCGTGTGGTGAAGCATGCCAGTGAAACGCACCGGCCTGTTCTGCTCACCAGCCGGGGTCGGGGTGTCGCCGTGGTGCAATCTGTGGTTGATTACGAGAAGGCAGAGGAAGAGCGGGATTTCATGCGCGCAGTGGTCGCGGGCCTGGCTGACCTGGAGGCGGGGCGTGAGGTATCTCTCGAGGAGGCCAGAGTGCGGCTAGCAGGCTGTTGA
- a CDS encoding type II toxin-antitoxin system RelE/ParE family toxin, translated as MDISFAESALRDLEELRTWYLEQGVPEVGTRLVVEVFQRVQSLADHPDMGRVVPEFDQAFLRELIHPPLRIVYRRDPGRVRIVRGWRSERLLSLPAGR; from the coding sequence ATGGACATCAGCTTTGCTGAATCCGCGCTTCGGGATCTGGAAGAACTGCGCACCTGGTATCTCGAGCAAGGGGTGCCGGAGGTCGGAACGAGGCTGGTCGTAGAGGTGTTCCAGCGGGTTCAGTCCCTGGCCGACCATCCCGATATGGGGCGAGTCGTGCCCGAATTCGATCAGGCTTTTCTCCGGGAGCTCATTCACCCGCCACTGCGCATCGTTTATCGGCGTGATCCCGGGCGGGTGAGGATTGTCCGTGGCTGGCGCAGTGAGCGTCTCTTGAGTCTTCCTGCGGGGCGGTGA
- the rpsF gene encoding 30S ribosomal protein S6 has translation MRHYEIVFMVHPDQSEQVSAMIERYRGLIEGDGGKIHRLEDWGRRQLAYPINKIHKAHYVLMNVECGEAALAELVSAFRFNDAVIRHMVMLMERAFTEASPLAKGREEDDSDSSARRARDDSDDDGDDDEDDRRASAD, from the coding sequence ATGCGTCATTATGAAATCGTGTTCATGGTCCATCCGGACCAGAGCGAACAGGTCTCCGCCATGATCGAACGCTACCGCGGCCTCATCGAGGGCGACGGCGGCAAGATCCACCGGCTGGAAGACTGGGGTCGCCGTCAGCTGGCTTACCCCATCAACAAGATCCACAAGGCCCACTACGTGCTCATGAACGTGGAGTGCGGCGAGGCTGCCCTGGCAGAACTGGTCAGCGCCTTCCGTTTCAACGACGCGGTGATCCGCCACATGGTGATGCTCATGGAGCGCGCCTTCACCGAGGCCTCCCCGCTCGCCAAGGGCCGCGAAGAGGACGACAGCGACTCCTCCGCCCGCCGTGCCCGGGATGACAGCGACGACGATGGCGATGACGACGAAGACGATCGTCGCGCCTCCGCCGACTGA
- the rpsR gene encoding 30S ribosomal protein S18, whose product MSRFFRRRKYCRFTAEGVEFIDYKDLNTLKNYITETGKIVPSRITGTSARYQRQLATAVKRARYLALLPYCDNH is encoded by the coding sequence ATGAGCCGTTTCTTCCGCCGCCGCAAGTACTGCCGGTTCACCGCCGAGGGTGTCGAGTTCATCGACTACAAGGATCTCAACACCCTGAAGAACTACATCACCGAGACGGGCAAGATCGTACCGAGCCGCATCACCGGCACCAGCGCGCGCTACCAGCGCCAGCTGGCCACCGCCGTGAAGCGTGCCCGCTACCTGGCCCTGTTGCCCTACTGCGACAACCATTGA
- a CDS encoding DUF2232 domain-containing protein: protein MKALASFIMQGRLRAVTTVAGFGAAGLIIPPMGLVASAAVALVALRLGTLQGLWVLLMASALLAGLVWVGGVQPAVGFMLGAVQWLPMLLLAHLLRQTVSWPVSLLAGVAVACGGILLVHASVPDVTEMWVQTLHQILGPVFQQSGTSAAELDEALRQAAPLMTGMLAAALLMSLALALVLARYWQAQLYNPGGFADEFQRLQLGRVPALVLAGLMLGAWMTQSTLLIELSLVFLVVFFLQGIALVHGLTRQLEMHKFWLVGMYVLMVIALPQVMIMLSAFGAIDSVADFRARFARKA from the coding sequence ATGAAAGCGCTGGCATCGTTCATCATGCAGGGCCGGCTGCGGGCGGTGACGACCGTGGCCGGGTTTGGCGCCGCAGGTCTGATCATCCCGCCCATGGGGCTGGTGGCCAGCGCCGCGGTGGCCCTGGTCGCCCTGCGCCTGGGTACCCTGCAGGGTCTCTGGGTGCTGCTGATGGCCTCGGCCCTGTTGGCAGGCCTGGTGTGGGTGGGCGGCGTGCAGCCCGCGGTGGGCTTCATGCTCGGCGCGGTGCAGTGGCTGCCCATGCTGCTGCTGGCCCACCTGCTGCGCCAGACCGTGTCCTGGCCCGTGAGCCTGCTCGCAGGCGTGGCGGTGGCCTGCGGCGGCATCCTGCTGGTGCATGCCTCGGTGCCGGACGTGACCGAGATGTGGGTGCAGACCCTGCACCAGATCCTGGGCCCCGTGTTCCAGCAGTCGGGCACCTCGGCAGCGGAACTGGACGAGGCCCTGCGCCAGGCGGCGCCGCTCATGACCGGCATGCTGGCCGCGGCCCTGCTGATGAGCCTGGCCCTGGCCCTGGTGCTGGCGCGCTACTGGCAGGCGCAGCTGTACAACCCGGGCGGTTTCGCCGACGAGTTCCAGCGGCTGCAGCTGGGTCGGGTACCGGCCCTGGTGCTGGCGGGGCTGATGCTGGGGGCCTGGATGACCCAGTCCACCCTGCTGATCGAGCTGAGCCTGGTGTTCCTGGTGGTGTTCTTTCTCCAGGGCATTGCGCTGGTCCACGGCCTGACCCGGCAGCTGGAGATGCATAAGTTCTGGCTGGTGGGCATGTACGTGCTGATGGTCATCGCCCTGCCGCAGGTGATGATCATGCTGTCGGCCTTCGGGGCCATCGACAGCGTGGCGGATTTCCGCGCCCGCTTCGCCCGCAAGGCATGA
- the rplI gene encoding 50S ribosomal protein L9, translating to MEVILLTKVENLGNLGDKVRVRDGYARNYLVPQGKAKYATAENIAEFEARRAELEKAAAEALAVAEARRAKLEALEPVTIASKSGGEGKLFGSVGTHDIAEAVTAAGVEVEKREVRMPLGPIRQTGEYDIELHLHTDVNATVKVVVVAEQ from the coding sequence ATGGAAGTGATCCTGCTTACGAAGGTGGAAAACCTGGGCAACCTGGGCGACAAGGTGCGTGTGCGCGACGGTTATGCGCGTAACTACCTGGTACCCCAGGGCAAGGCCAAGTACGCCACCGCCGAAAACATCGCCGAGTTCGAGGCCCGCCGCGCGGAGCTCGAGAAGGCCGCCGCCGAGGCCCTGGCTGTTGCCGAGGCCCGCCGCGCCAAGCTCGAGGCCCTGGAGCCCGTGACCATCGCCTCCAAGTCCGGCGGTGAGGGCAAGCTGTTCGGCTCCGTGGGTACCCACGACATCGCCGAGGCCGTGACGGCCGCCGGCGTGGAAGTGGAGAAGCGCGAGGTGCGCATGCCCCTGGGTCCGATCCGCCAGACCGGCGAGTACGACATCGAGCTGCACCTGCACACCGACGTCAACGCCACCGTGAAGGTGGTGGTGGTCGCCGAGCAGTAA
- the dnaB gene encoding replicative DNA helicase: MPETQRSSAPRGSTESLKVPPHSMEAEQAVLGGLMLDNEAWDAVADRLCEADFYRHDHRLIFRAIGELAARNSPFDLVTLSERLESRGELDDAGGLAYLGLLAKDTPSAANIRAYADIVRERSVLRQLISVGTEIADSGFNPEGRESRELLDTAEQKVFEIAEQGARSQQGFRSMRVLLRNTVEHIEMLYERDDPITGLPTGYSEFDEMTSGLQGGDLVIVAGRPSMGKTSFAMNIAEYAALKQQAPVAVFSMEMPGEQLSMRLLSSMGRINQQRLRTGRLEDDDWPRFTSAVSMLSEAQLYIDDSPALSPTEVRARARRLMREHKKLGLIVIDYLQLMQVPGSNENRTTEISEISRGLKALAKELSVPVIALSQLNRGLEQRPNKRPVMSDLRESGAIEQDADLICFIYRDEVYNPESPDKGTAEIIIAKQRNGPIGTVRLTFLGQYTRFENYVPEVYSSEAFS, translated from the coding sequence ATGCCCGAAACACAGCGCAGTTCCGCCCCGCGAGGCAGTACCGAGTCCCTGAAGGTGCCCCCCCATTCCATGGAGGCCGAACAGGCGGTGCTGGGCGGTCTGATGCTGGACAACGAGGCCTGGGACGCGGTGGCCGACCGGCTCTGCGAGGCGGACTTCTACCGCCATGACCACCGCCTGATCTTCCGCGCCATCGGTGAACTGGCCGCGCGCAACAGCCCCTTCGACCTGGTGACCCTGTCCGAGCGCCTGGAGTCCCGTGGAGAACTGGATGATGCCGGCGGGCTTGCCTACCTGGGCCTGCTGGCCAAGGACACGCCCAGCGCCGCCAACATCCGTGCCTACGCGGACATCGTGCGCGAGCGCTCCGTGCTGCGCCAGCTGATCAGCGTGGGCACCGAGATCGCCGATTCCGGCTTCAACCCGGAGGGCCGCGAGAGCCGCGAACTGCTGGATACCGCCGAGCAGAAGGTGTTCGAGATCGCCGAGCAGGGCGCCCGCTCCCAGCAGGGTTTCCGCTCCATGCGTGTGCTGCTGCGCAACACCGTGGAGCACATCGAGATGCTCTACGAGCGGGACGACCCCATCACCGGCCTGCCCACCGGCTACAGCGAGTTCGACGAGATGACCTCCGGGCTGCAGGGCGGCGACCTGGTGATCGTGGCCGGGCGCCCGTCCATGGGCAAGACCAGTTTCGCCATGAACATCGCCGAGTACGCGGCCCTCAAGCAGCAGGCACCGGTGGCGGTGTTCAGCATGGAGATGCCCGGCGAGCAGCTGTCCATGCGTCTGCTCTCCTCCATGGGCCGCATCAACCAGCAGCGCCTGCGCACCGGGCGCCTGGAAGACGACGACTGGCCGCGTTTCACCAGCGCCGTGTCCATGCTCTCCGAGGCACAGCTCTACATCGACGACAGCCCGGCCCTGTCGCCCACGGAAGTGCGCGCCCGCGCCCGGCGCCTGATGCGCGAGCACAAGAAGCTGGGCCTGATCGTGATTGACTACCTGCAGCTCATGCAGGTGCCTGGCAGCAACGAGAACCGCACCACGGAGATCTCCGAGATCTCCCGGGGTCTGAAGGCCCTGGCCAAGGAACTGAGCGTGCCGGTGATCGCGCTGTCTCAGCTCAACCGCGGCCTGGAACAGCGTCCCAACAAGCGCCCGGTGATGTCCGACCTGCGCGAGTCCGGCGCCATCGAGCAGGACGCGGATCTCATCTGCTTCATCTACCGGGACGAGGTCTACAACCCGGAGAGCCCCGACAAGGGCACCGCCGAGATCATCATCGCCAAGCAGCGTAACGGTCCCATCGGTACCGTGCGTCTCACCTTCCTGGGCCAGTACACCCGCTTCGAGAACTACGTGCCCGAGGTCTACTCCAGCGAGGCCTTCTCATGA
- the alr gene encoding alanine racemase — MRRAARARIDLNALRHNLRTARRAAPRSRVMAVIKAEAYGHGMLAVARALAAQADAFAISCIDEARVLREAGVTLPLVVLQGFRDAAQLIEVARLGDVQPVIHSTGQLDVLESAALPAPLRVWLKLDTGMHRLGLPPGEAAVLQNRIAALPQVAGVPGLMTHLACADEPERPETGIQLQVFDAATADLPGERSIANSAAVLRTPAACRDWVRPGIMLYGASPLAGETAQSLDLQPVMTVSAPVVAVKRLAAGDAVGYGGGYVCQSPRTMAVVAMGYGDGYPRHAPSGTPVRVHGRRCALMGRVSMDMLCVDVTEVPGVAPGDDVTLWGEGLPVDEIAAAAGTISYELLCSVGGRLRLEYVG; from the coding sequence ATGAGGCGAGCGGCCCGGGCCCGCATCGACCTGAACGCCCTGCGTCACAATCTCCGCACCGCCCGCCGGGCGGCCCCCCGCAGTCGTGTCATGGCGGTGATCAAGGCCGAGGCCTACGGTCATGGCATGCTTGCCGTGGCCCGGGCGCTCGCCGCCCAGGCCGACGCCTTCGCCATCTCCTGTATCGACGAGGCTCGCGTGTTGCGTGAGGCGGGCGTGACGCTGCCCCTGGTGGTGCTGCAGGGCTTTCGGGATGCGGCGCAGCTGATCGAGGTCGCCCGCCTGGGCGACGTGCAGCCGGTGATCCACAGCACCGGGCAGCTGGATGTGCTGGAATCGGCCGCGCTGCCCGCGCCGCTTCGGGTGTGGCTCAAGCTGGACACGGGCATGCACCGGCTGGGCCTGCCGCCCGGTGAGGCCGCCGTACTCCAGAATCGCATCGCCGCGCTGCCCCAGGTGGCCGGCGTGCCCGGACTCATGACCCATCTCGCCTGCGCCGATGAGCCTGAGCGCCCCGAGACCGGCATCCAGTTGCAGGTCTTTGATGCCGCCACCGCGGATCTGCCCGGTGAGCGCAGTATCGCCAATTCCGCCGCAGTGCTGCGCACGCCTGCCGCCTGCCGGGACTGGGTGCGCCCGGGTATCATGCTCTATGGCGCCTCGCCCCTGGCGGGTGAGACGGCGCAATCCCTGGATCTCCAGCCCGTGATGACCGTGAGCGCTCCGGTGGTGGCGGTGAAGCGGCTCGCGGCCGGGGATGCGGTGGGCTACGGTGGCGGCTACGTGTGCCAGTCACCGCGCACCATGGCGGTGGTGGCCATGGGCTACGGCGACGGTTATCCGCGCCATGCGCCGAGCGGCACGCCCGTGCGGGTGCACGGCCGGCGCTGCGCGCTCATGGGTCGCGTGTCCATGGACATGCTGTGCGTGGATGTGACGGAAGTGCCGGGCGTCGCGCCGGGGGATGACGTGACCCTGTGGGGCGAGGGCCTGCCCGTGGACGAGATCGCCGCCGCCGCCGGCACCATCAGCTACGAGCTGCTGTGCAGCGTGGGCGGTCGGCTTCGGTTGGAGTACGTGGGGTAA